One Tistrella mobilis genomic window, AGCCAATCTGTAAACACGGCCGCTTCGCGAAGCGATCAAAAAACGGCGCCGGCTACGCCGCCGCACACTCATAGCCCCGCCACAACCCTAACAACCAGCTCATCATCAGATACAATCGCCGGCATCTGCCCGCCAACGCGGGCACGTCGATCCGCTGGAAGTTCGTCGGCAACACCGGATCTCACGGCACCGCCGGTGGACGATCTGCATGCCCTGCTTGCCCGCAGTCGGACCGGCCAGATTCTGGCAGGAACCGATGACCTCATTCACCTGGATCGTCTGGAAGCACGGGCAGCCGAACATTTTGAGAGCACGATCGGCGCCGCTCGTCATCCTGGCCGGATCTGGACCTGGGCCCTTGATCGCCATGGCCCGGCTGAGGCCATCACGGCCTGGATTCTGGCCTGTGATAGCCCGGAAATTACCAGCCCGGGCGCGTGGTTCATGCGCTGGGTAGCAACGCCGCAGCGCTGGGATCTGGCTCCGAATGTCGCCCGACTGCTGGCTCGATCGCCTGAGCCGGCGACATCACCGCGTATCGACTACAGCGAGGCGCCCCGAGCGCGGGTTGAGGATCTGAAGCGCCTGGCAGCCCGGATCGAAGCAGAAACCGCCCCTGCGAGCCTTCCGGCCTCGCCTGGCCTCCCTCAGTCTGGCACCCCTCAGGCTCTCAGCGAGGCAGGAGAGGCCTGGAAACACTTCCTGGAGGCCTGGACAGCTGAACGTGGGGAGGCTCTGCGGGCTTCCTGGCTCGATGGCAGCCACTGTCTCGGCATCGATGGGGACCGACGGCTTCATGTGGTGGTCAAATCCGCCTTCGCCCGGGATTGGCTGGCAAGCCGCTGCGTCGATACGAACCGGCGTGCTGCGGCTGCTGCGGGGACCGATGGGGTTGTTTTCACTGTGAAATAAGGCGCTGTTACAGAACAACACTGGTCTTCGATTGGACGCGCGGCGTGCTCTTCGGCAGGCTGCGGGCAGGGATGAACATCCATGCGGGGCTTTGGGCCCCATGTGGGTGCCCTGGCCCTCCTCTCAAGGAGCGCTCCAATGATGAACCAGTGGACCCTTATCGGCCGGATCGGCACCATCGAGACCAGGAACGGGCGGGAAAAATCCCGGCTCTACCTCTCGGTTGCCGAAGATGCGGATTATTTCGACCAGACCCGGGAAGAGTGGGTCAAGCGCACGCGCTGGCACAATCTCGTCGCCTGGTCGGAGATCGCTGAACGGATCACCAGGTCTTACAAGGTCGGTGATCTGGTCGTGGTCGAAGCCGAGGTACAGCCTTGGCGGGTCGAGGAAGAAGGCGGAGACGGATGGCGATCGGGGGTCAACTTCGTCGTCCATCGAATCCGCCTGCTCGCCCGGCCCAAGGCCGCTGAGGAACAGTAACGGCCGGCGTTCCAGCGTCTGGCTGTCGGTAGGGTGCTGTCTGCGGGCAGCACCCTATATCATCTCCATAAAAACACAGTATATACGCATATACACATAAATGTAAATAAATTATTAGCCCCTCGTTCGGCGAGGAGTGCACCTCATGGCAGCTGGTTTCCCACTTAATGCATTGAAAATTTTTGAAATTATACCAATCTGCAATAATCAGAACCCATGAGCCCAGCGCCTCAGCCCGATGGACATGATCTTCCATGGCTGGCTGATGAGCTTGTTCCAGGCATGGCAGCACATGGCGATGATCTGGTCGTAGGATTCGAAGATGCGGTTGGACAGCCAGTTGTCACGCATAAACTGCCAGACATTCTCGACCGGATTGAGTTCCGGGGATCTGGGCGGCAGGGCGACGATGGTGATGTTCGCTGGTACGATCAGCTTATCGGTCATATGCCATCCGGCCCGATCCATCATGAGCACGGCGTGCGCTCCGGGCGCGACCTGGGTGGCGATCTCATCGAGATGCCATTGCATGCCACGGGTGTCGCAGCGGGGCAGGACCAGGGCGGCGCCGACACCGCGTTCAGGGCACACGGCCCCAAAGATGTAGGCGGAGCTGGTGCGTTGATCCTGGGGTGCTACAGGACGTGTTCCTCGCCTGGCCCAGCGTCGCGTGATCTTGTTCTTTTGGCCGATCCGGGCTTCATCCTGCCACCACAGCTCTATCCCGGTTCCCGGCGGTAAGGCGGCGTCGATTTCTG contains:
- a CDS encoding helix-turn-helix domain-containing protein, translated to MKTATGAVRDEPAAHARPAHLNKLAMLDATDQLQHLPELAHFTHADGKVLRRLVHHLSQADIDAGDTVVWPSASYVAVQGCLSDRQVRTSLRRLAGAGLIEIRHRGRRRTPLISLRGFMERVGDVIEAGRAAITLMRKAEEISADDGKIFRTTETVRRTSQSVNTAASRSDQKTAPATPPHTHSPATTLTTSSSSDTIAGICPPTRARRSAGSSSATPDLTAPPVDDLHALLARSRTGQILAGTDDLIHLDRLEARAAEHFESTIGAARHPGRIWTWALDRHGPAEAITAWILACDSPEITSPGAWFMRWVATPQRWDLAPNVARLLARSPEPATSPRIDYSEAPRARVEDLKRLAARIEAETAPASLPASPGLPQSGTPQALSEAGEAWKHFLEAWTAERGEALRASWLDGSHCLGIDGDRRLHVVVKSAFARDWLASRCVDTNRRAAAAAGTDGVVFTVK
- a CDS encoding single-stranded DNA-binding protein; translated protein: MNQWTLIGRIGTIETRNGREKSRLYLSVAEDADYFDQTREEWVKRTRWHNLVAWSEIAERITRSYKVGDLVVVEAEVQPWRVEEEGGDGWRSGVNFVVHRIRLLARPKAAEEQ